From the genome of Triticum aestivum cultivar Chinese Spring chromosome 3B, IWGSC CS RefSeq v2.1, whole genome shotgun sequence, one region includes:
- the LOC123066886 gene encoding glycine-rich cell wall structural protein 1.8 produces the protein MAAYYNGSRPMSYSTTEESFDGGRTVYSTTTEECYDGGKLGHGTGYGHGQSHGNGGTNMYSNNTGIESSMYGHGGGGGGTTVYTTTADECFDSGRPGHGYGQGYGQNDGRAMSYTTTTTTESFGGGEQGQGYYKKEVTQHKNRERIGEAGALAAGGFALYEGYEAKKDPAHARKHQIEAGIAGAAALGAVGYAYHEHREQQQPSYGGKQVYRMPVHNSYCN, from the exons ATGGCGGCCTACTACAACGGCAGTAGGCCCATGTCCTACTCCACCACCGAGGAGTCCTTCGACGGCGGCAGGACCGTATACTCCACCACCACCGAGGAGTGCTACGACGGTGGCAAGCTCGGCCATGGTACCGGCTACGGCCACGGTCAGAGCCATGGCAATGGCGGGACCAACATGTACTCCAACAACACTGGCATCGAGTCAAGCATGtacgggcatggcggcggcggcggtggcacgaCCGTGTacaccaccaccgccgacgagtgcTTCGACTCCGGCAGGCCCGGACATGGGTACGGCCAGGGCTACGGGCAGAACGACGGTAGGGCCATGTcgtacaccaccaccaccaccaccgagtccTTCGGCGGAGGCGAGCAGGGGCAGGGGTACTACAAGAAGGAGGTGACGCAACACAAAAACAGGGAGCGCATCGGCGaggccggcgccctcgccgccggtGGCTTTGCCCTC TATGAGGGGTATGAGGCGAAGAAGGACCCGGCGCACGCGCGGAAGCACCAGATCGAGGCCGGCATTGCAGGGGCGGCGGCACTCGGCGCCGTGGGTTACGCCTACCACGAGCATCGCGAGCAGCAGCAGCCCAGCTACGGCGGAAAGCAGGTGTACAGGATGCCCGTCCACAACAGCTACTGCAACTAA